The sequence gactactgacgccgaactgcaggaacttctcaagggtaggtcctcacttcagctgcaacaagtccccatcccagggtcgacaaccacaatctgttgggacatgtcgacaggacgaagcaggccctatgtacccctgtcccatcgccgtggtcttttcaaccacctccacaacctcagccatgccggcatacgcgcctcgacacgcctcgtggctgaccgctacgtctggccctccatgcggcgggattgtcgcacctgggcgcgctcctgcattcaatgccaaagcgctaaagtcaccaggcacgccACGACACCACTCGGAGCATTCCCTCAGCcatctggtcggtttgagcacgtccacctcgacattataggaccctttcccccggctggcccctaccgctactgcctcaccgccatcgatcggtacactcggtggcccgaggcatggcccctcgagggaatcaccgcggaagacgtcgcctcggcctttttcaccggctggattgctcgtttcggcgccccccgccgcgtaaccccCGACCAAGGAaaacagttcgagtcgcaccttttcaggctcctagGGCTGACcgtcggtttcgaacgcttgaggaccaccagttaccacccctgcgccaacggaatgatcgagcgtttccaccgacaattcaaagcagccattatgtgccaccaggactcaacctggctcgaggccatcgcagccgtcatcctcggtcttcgcgccaccttcaagccggacatccaagctacaccagcagagctcatctacggggaaccactccgtctcccaggtgaatttctcgctcatcgtgcacgcacgctttcctccgcgacgacaccgtccgcaggcctttccagccaccctacaccgGACCCTACCTGGTAGTCCAGCGCGACAACAAAAATtccactctgcgcctgaacgggaaggacgtccgcgtctcgattgaccggctgaagcccgcatacatcgctgcgaacgaaccgggcagcgccactccacCCACAAGCATACATCCACAGCCgacgacgtcgcagcccgctccggtcacgacacggtctggacgtctggtacgcctcccagatatctacagaccctgagggctctgtacTGCGCGGGTGGGGGTGGGGTtgatgtggcaacacactgcgcacaaaccggcgcagcctccgcctcgtcactagacacttttagttgggcgtacgtatcgagcccacgtacgcagcactgccacgggagagaactgcgcatgtgcagtacgtaacgcatcgattccagagatgcgcgcgtacgcccgataaaaaacgcggcgtgcgtaaacgtgaccaggcgaagcgtacgcggtgtgacgctctcgcgatatctcgattgatataggaaccagatagcaaaacggcagcgatggcgtcgaacgcagagagcaacaaagccggcccaaatcgagtttattttactttgagcgacgatattgcgctgctagcggaaatacaaactggcgatccgtttaggcacccgggctactacgcgagggcgctaaaaagcacccaaaagctgttttatttctaataacatacgtccagttgaaccaaacgtatctcggtacggcaatacggggaactaaaagtgtcgttgagcgcttcgcatgcagcgtacgcaacgtatcgtgccgcgtacgtgggctcgttacgtacgcccaaatAAAAGTGTctactatctagcccggcgtgacacggcttcatactacaccacgcctccgataagggacagtgccaccgcagcgtcaccggaggcttacgtcaccgacggtggctttgaaaccaagctgccaagctcggaagtaatcattccttcgctacccgactgggcgcagcgtcggtatgctcgccccgctgctgctgctctgttaataaacagttgttacgttttatgttgggatgcgtccttccatcgacacggcatcccacaaagCCATTTGCCAGTACCGCATAGTCTGTTGCACTTCTTTTCTGTGTATGCATCTAGTTTAAGAGATTTAACCGTAGCTGGTTCAATAGGGGGGTAATTTCTCTGATCCATGCATGTTTGCAGAAGTCGTTCTAaggacagaaaagaaaagaagctcACCATCAGTGCCGGGATTTTTACTTTGGACACATTGCTGACTGACCAGTACTTCGGCGGTGTAAGGAACCAGTCCTGCTGAAGAAAGAGCTGAATAGAGGTAGTCTTGCAGGCTTCTTCGGTTCACTATGTTGTGGCTTTTCGGCACGGCTCGCAAAAGAACCTGCGTAGTGTGAAGTTCGCAGCATTGTGCAGTTCAAAAAACGCCATGTTTCCTGTATTgtagatatcttttttttttcattgtgtacATTGCGAAGACAGAACAGGCCAACATAAAAGAAGAGTAAACAGTTAGCTGACGGCGAGAGCCCGTCGCTTCGTTGGAGCACAAAGCCGACCAATTACGCGAATAAATATATGATGCTGTTATATTGAAGAAGGTCGCTCTTACATCAGCATATTTCGTCCAAGGCTCGAGGTGACTCAGTTCCTTGAAGGACTCGAACAAAAATGACCTTGCATGAAAGTACAGCAGACACTCGCCACCGCGACTCAGCAACTGGGCAATATTGCCCAGACAGCGGTGCAAGTCTCTGGACCAGTGCAGAGTCTTGAACGAGTACACTCGTTGGAAGGCACCGTGCTTCTTCGAGAAGGCCGAGACGTCGTTGTCAATGTCTAGATGTTCGTATAAGATCTTCTCGTGTGCGTAATTTTTCTTGGCGTACTCGATCATGCTTATCGAGGAATCGACAGCGACGATCCTGCGCAAATGAAAATTTCCGTGGAGCCTCATTATGCACGTGCGAAATACCGCAGAAATTTTGGCACATTCACCAGAGTGCGGACACAAATCACAATTTTACACTGTTCACACTTAGACAATATTGAGAAAAAAGGCGATAACGCTGGTATTCATTCAGCTTTTCATTCTTGTTTCTGATCTCTCTCACACGCATTgcctcaaaaaaaagaaaaagcaatgtGCTGTGTAGAGCTGCCTCCATCATGGTATTCCTGCCTGCTTCTCATGCAGTTATAAGCAGCACCTTTTATGCCATTTAATGGTAGTTAATTTACTGAAACCATGAGCAGAAATAATTTTTCTTGTAGGACCACTCCGGTACCCCAATTCAGATCCACTTAAGTTGACACTAGAGGAAAGAACAATTTTGCTTGTGTTCTCGAATGACCTATAAACGTTACCAACAGTACCAATCGAAGACGATAGGTAAACTAGCGTAAGGAGAAAATCAAAAGGGAGGTGATGCCGCTGTTCTGAACTTCCagcaaccaggggcgtaggcagaaattttgatTCGGGGCGGGGGAAGGGCGTTGCCGCTACCTTGATCTTAAGTGGGTgcggggcaggcagatgtggtctagGCCATTTCGTGGTCTGTATACAATgacaaaaaaattcggggggggggggcacggtcctggtgtgtcaccccctggctacgccactgccagcAACTAAGTCGCCATGATGGAGCACTTCAAAGCCGTCTGTGAAGGTGAGCGTAAGTATTTATTGGTAAATACAAATTACGAGAGGTGGTGAGAGACTTTACATAAAATACAAAGTAGGGTGCAGTCCATGGCACAGGACTCTCCGGTCTTGAGGTTAAGGCGCATTTCAAATTCAAACATTGACCTTCGCGTTCTCTTTAGTTAATGAACACGTGATCGCGGTGCTAGAGGTATCCGAGTCCCGTAAGAGCATTGTTATCAGTTTAAAATGATGTAGG comes from Rhipicephalus sanguineus isolate Rsan-2018 chromosome 7, BIME_Rsan_1.4, whole genome shotgun sequence and encodes:
- the LOC119400677 gene encoding juvenile hormone acid O-methyltransferase-like, which translates into the protein MALNSMEENKLDAVPFRSVLAPEMYAERNAHTCDLSLDLFQVYKMAFRTPSDESQQFLDIGCGPGDFMRNWILPSCEPCKRIVAVDSSISMIEYAKKNYAHEKILYEHLDIDNDVSAFSKKHGAFQRVYSFKTLHWSRDLHRCLGNIAQLLSRGGECLLYFHARSFLFESFKELSHLEPWTKYADVLLRAVPKSHNIVNRRSLQDYLYSALSSAGLVPYTAEVLVSQQCVQSKNPGTDGLYQIGNPLFSLLDDEERPAFVDALSRHLNEWHDLYCRSGGQNVFSAFLVHAVKPEE